One genomic region from Streptomyces sp. Li-HN-5-11 encodes:
- the mycP gene encoding type VII secretion-associated serine protease mycosin, translating to MKAASKAVATRRTGALSLLLAACLALVPSTVAHADGIRAQQWALDALNARQAWTTTKGKGVTVAVLDTGVEADHPDLVGNVLPAKDMIGFGAQPGNRNWARHGTAMAGIIAGHGHGPGDADGVMGIAPEAKILPVRVILEDEDPARAQARTTRGNALAEGIRWAADHGADVINLSLGDDSVSAHPEPAEDEAIQYALRKGTVVVASAGNGGDKGDHISYPAAYPGVIAATAVDRYGTRAGFSTRRWYATVSAPGVDIVIADPDHKYYEGWGTSAASAFVSGAVALIKAAHPGLMPAQVKKLLEDTARDAPVDGRDDSRGFGLIDPVAALKAADRLKPDGLHAAAYGKKYFGPGPDTAEADDGTFDWAGPLAGGVGGVLLIVAVVLWRGRGREGDGAF from the coding sequence AGCCGCCTCGAAAGCCGTGGCGACCCGCAGGACCGGGGCGCTGAGTCTGCTCCTCGCCGCCTGCCTCGCCCTCGTGCCGTCCACCGTCGCGCACGCCGACGGCATCCGCGCGCAGCAGTGGGCCCTGGACGCGCTGAACGCCCGCCAGGCCTGGACCACCACCAAGGGCAAGGGCGTCACCGTGGCGGTCCTGGACACCGGTGTCGAGGCCGACCACCCGGACCTCGTCGGCAACGTCCTGCCGGCCAAGGACATGATCGGCTTCGGCGCGCAGCCCGGCAACCGCAACTGGGCCCGCCACGGCACCGCCATGGCCGGCATCATCGCCGGTCACGGCCATGGACCCGGCGACGCCGACGGTGTCATGGGCATCGCCCCGGAGGCGAAGATCCTGCCGGTGCGCGTGATCCTCGAGGACGAAGACCCGGCCCGCGCCCAGGCCCGCACCACCCGCGGCAACGCCCTCGCCGAGGGCATCCGCTGGGCCGCGGACCACGGTGCCGACGTCATCAACCTCTCCCTCGGCGACGACTCCGTCTCCGCACACCCCGAACCCGCCGAGGACGAGGCCATTCAGTACGCCCTGCGCAAGGGCACCGTCGTCGTCGCCTCGGCCGGCAACGGCGGCGACAAGGGGGACCACATCTCCTACCCGGCCGCCTACCCCGGCGTGATCGCCGCGACCGCCGTCGACCGCTACGGCACCCGTGCCGGGTTCTCCACCCGCCGCTGGTACGCCACGGTCAGCGCGCCCGGCGTCGACATCGTCATCGCCGACCCGGACCACAAGTACTACGAGGGCTGGGGGACCAGCGCGGCCTCCGCCTTCGTCTCCGGCGCCGTCGCCCTGATCAAGGCCGCGCATCCCGGCCTGATGCCCGCGCAGGTCAAGAAACTCCTGGAGGACACGGCCCGCGACGCCCCGGTCGACGGCCGCGACGACTCCCGAGGGTTCGGTCTCATCGACCCCGTCGCCGCCCTCAAGGCCGCGGACCGGCTCAAGCCGGACGGCCTGCACGCGGCGGCGTACGGCAAGAAGTACTTCGGTCCCGGCCCCGACACCGCCGAGGCGGACGACGGCACCTTCGACTGGGCCGGCCCCCTCGCGGGCGGCGTCGGCGGAGTGCTGCTGATCGTCGCGGTCGTACTGTGGCGGGGCCGCGGCCGAGAAGGCGACGGCGCCTTCTAG